In the genome of Amia ocellicauda isolate fAmiCal2 chromosome 3, fAmiCal2.hap1, whole genome shotgun sequence, one region contains:
- the LOC136747090 gene encoding olfactory receptor 1-like has product MDNASFTYYAASFIFTSYGSLDPLRHLYFTLALLAYIFTVAANIILMTVIYMESSLHKPMYIFLFNLAVNGLYGSTTFYPKLLDNLLSDLQQSSYTGCLSQVFFMSTYATCAYAILTVMAYDRYISICKPLLYHSIITPGKVKIFVSLSYFLPILGISVKVFFTSRLPLCRFNIPRLFCDNWAVVKLSCINTNFNNIFGLFVVGVYVIMPLCLVVYSYGKILMVSLKASKEAQKKALSTCAPHLITFSNFSVSILFALIYNRFDVQHVPPSVNIMMSIHFVVIPPLLHPIIYGIRTQEIRKCIKKILSKRVLVTRFTQSKKTPPVAVLRYE; this is encoded by the coding sequence ATGGACAATGCTTCCTTCACTTACTATGCTGCCTCCTTCATATTTACTTCATACGGCTCTCTTGATCCTCTCAGACATCTGTATTTCACTCTCGCACTGCTTGCATACATATTTACTGTTGCTGCAAATATTATCCTCATGACAGTAATCTACATGGAATCCAGTCTCCACAAGCCCATGTACATATTTCTGTTTAACCTGGCTGTGAACGGACTGTACGGGAGTACTACTTTCTATCCTAAACTCCTGGACAACCTCCTCTCAGATCTCCAGCAAAGCTCCTACACAGGCTGCCTTTCCCAGGTCTTTTTCATGAGTACTTATGCCACCTGTGCCTATGCCATTCTGACAGTGATGGCATATGACCGCTACATCTCCATTTGTAAGCCTTTACTGTACCACAGCATTATCACTCCGGGAAAAGTCAAGATATTTGTCAGCCTTTCATATTTCTTACCCATTCTTGGTATATCTGTCAAGGTTTTTTTCACCAGCAGACTCCCACTGTGCCGATTTAACATACCTAGACTGTTCTGTGACAACTGGGCAGTTGTCAAGCTCTCCTGTATAAATACTAACTTCAACAATATCTTTGGTCTTTTTGTGGTGGGTGTATATGTCATCATGCCATTGTGTCTCGTTGTTTACTCTTATGGTAAAATATTAATGGTGAGTCTGAAAGCTTCAAAGGAAGCACAGAAGAAAGCTCTGAGCACTTGTGCACCTCATTTAATCACCTTCAGCAACTTTTCCGTCTCCATACTCTTTGCTTTAATATACAACCGCTTCGATGTGCAGCATGTACCTCCAAGTGTGAACATCATGATGTCCATTCATTTTGTTGTGATCCCCCCTCTTTTGCATCCTATAATTTATGGGATTAGAACTCAAGAAATTAGGAAATGCATCAAAAAGATACTAAGCAAACGAGTACTTGTCACTAGATTTACTCAATCTAAGAAAACACCCCCAGTAGCTGTCTTGAGGTATGAATAA